The region GACCGTTGGGTAAGCTATGTTGTCCATTCTGGGGGGCGAATCCGAGCATGGCTAACCGGTTATCCGGAAGAAGACTACCATGCGTTTAAAGAATTTCTCTCACTCACCGCCTCTAGTCACACTTTGACGCTGCCAGTGGTCTGTGGATCAGTGGGTCGTTTAGTTGAGAAGTTGCTGCTTCATTATGCTTGTATCGATTTGTCGCTTCCCATTTTAATGGGCCATGGGATTTGTTTTGGCAATGTGTctggttatttttttatggaacGAAGAATCTGGAAGAATCTTATGTTTAACTTTAGTTTGAGTCTCTTTAGATGCATTAAAGATGccggagagaaaaaaatgagaCATGGAACTGAGAAAAAAACCGTTGAAATCACTTACAATTTTCTGTAATATCGAGTCGAAATCTTTATACTCTTCAATCTTGCTATGTGATGCCATTGTGTGCTATCCATTTAGTGGAAATTTATCTGGGACAGTTGTGCTTTCATGGGCAGTATGATACCGTTCGATGTTTTTCAATCTAAAATTGAACCGTTCCTTCAGATATCGATTGTATCAGATATCGATGGTCcaagggaatggaaaggagTCGTATACTAGgctcatttttctttcatctaGCTTATGTGAATCGTCACTCGATAGTATAATCCAGGAAAGTCCGCTTCTCTTCGCTTATATAGGACATTTCTCAAAAACATCAGTTTATCTACTACTCCATTCTGCTTCTGAAATGCGAGTAAAAAGCGGTCAGCTGCAGGCTAGCGAATGAATGTTAGATAAGTCATAAGCCTTTggttcatttatcattttgaaACAGCACGAAGGATGCTCCTCCGACGGAGCCGTAGCAAAACGGTCCTTAAAATGATTTTAGGTCTCTCGTTGACCTGCTTTGAATCTGGCACAACAGTACGGACAGAGTGTAATGAATCTGTTCCATTTGAATCCATTTGCTGGTTGTCGCTCGGTTGCCTGGTACGAAAAACGTAACAATTCGTTTAACatctcatttttcaatttgtttcgctCCCACTCCTCAGGTTTCTGCAACAGAATGGCTTCAACATACCGCTGCTGTTTAAGGAGAAGACGGGCCTCGGGTTGCAGGTGCCGTCATCCAACTTCTCGATCGGCGACGTTCGCACGTGCGTCGGTTCCCGCCGCACACTGGACGTCATGGACGTGAACACGCAGAAGAACGTCGAGATGACGATGAAAGACTGGGAAAAGTATTACGAGGATCCGGtcaagaagaagctgctgaacGTTATCTCGCTCGAGTTTTCCCATACGCGGCTCGAGAACTACGTCCAGAGTCCTGCGATCGTGCGCCAGATCGACTGGGTGGATGTGGTGTGGCCGAAGCAGCTGAAGGAATCGCAGGTCGAATCGACGAACCTGCTGAACGACATGATGTACCCGAAGGTGCAGAAATACTGCCTGATGTCGGTGAAGAACTGCTACACGGACTTTCACGTCGATTTCGGTGGCACCTCGGTCTGGTATCACATTCTGCGCGGCAGCAAGGTCTTCTGGCTGATACCGCCAACCGAAAAGAACCTCCAGCTGTACGAGAAGTGGGTGCTGTCCGGTAAACAGTCGGACGTGTTCTTCGGCGATACGGTGGAGAAGTGTGCCCGCGTCTACCTGACCGCCGGCAACACGTTCTTCATACCGACGGGCTGGATACACGCCGTCTACACGCCTACCGATTCGCTCGTGTTCGGTGGCAACTTCCTGCACTCGTTCGGCATCGTGAAGCAGCTGAAGATCGCGCAAGTCGAGGACAACACGAAGGTACCGCAAAAGTTCCGCTATCCGTTCTTCACCGAGATGCTGTGGTACGTACTGGCCAAGTACGTGTACACGCTGCTCGGCCATGCGCATCTGGTCGGGGAGAAGGGACGGGAGCACGAGCTGCAGGACAAACCACACGTTCACCTGACGCACTACGAGCTGTTCGGGCTGAAGGACATCGTCATGTACCTGTACGATCTGCCGGCCCAGCGGAAGAACGTCCCGAAGCTGATCCGCGATCCGGTGGCCGTGATCAAGGATGTGCGCACGTTGGTCGAGCGGCACTGCAAGGATAGTCCGGAGCTGGCCGTGACCGGTGTACCGGTACTGCACCCGGATCTGAACGTCAGCAACAACTCGTACATCCGGGAGCACTACGAGTACTATTCGGGCGATGGTACGGGCGAAGGTGGtaatcgatcgaccgacgaTAATGAGGATCAAGAGCAACAGAAATCGGACGGAGACGATGGAGCAGGGGACGGTGGATGTGAGAACGAGACGAGAAAGCGAACACCGGAAGAGGGCAAAAGCAATGGGATCTCGGCAACTACTGAGCAGCAATCCCTGCAACAACAGGGTGGTGAACTGCCGCAAAGGCAAATCATTGTTAGTAGCGCAAACGGAACAACACCATCCGGAaaggcaggaggaggaggtgtgtTGTCGCACACATCACCGACACAggcacctcatcatcatcaccatcagcagcagcagcagcagcagcaatcccaGAATCATTCCCTGCATCGCCATAACCATGGTACAGCCGACGACCAGGAATCTCTCAATCGGTcccgatcaccgatcggtaGTTCGAACAGTGGTACAACGATGGGTCCTCCGTCGCGCCAGAATCACTATCATCATTCGCATACGCACCATGCGCAGCATTACAgtggcaacgatgacgatcggaACTTTGTCTCACCGCAACCGACGAGCGGCAATCGGTTCCCCTCGGTAGCGTCGGCTAACGGTGCCGGCCGTGGTCCGTACAAGAAACACTCTccgggtagtggtggtggtggtggtggtggtggcggcagtgtgGGTAGTGAGAAACGCGACAGTGggggtggcggcggcggaggtGGAAACAATAATGGACCGCGGCGGCGTCGGACACGATGTAAGACCTGTGAAGCCTGCCAGCGGTCCGATTGCGGTGAGTGCAGCTTTTGTCTCGATATGGTCAAGTTCGGGGGACCGGGCCGGGCGAAGCAAACGTGCATGATGCGCCAGTGTCTGCAGCCGATGCTGCCCGTGACGGCCCAGTGTATCCACTGTCAGCTGGACGGTTGGCGGCAGGCCCCCATCACTGCACCGGCCCAGGCAAAGCTACAGGCCCAGCTGCAGGATGGTCCGTCGGCACTGATGGAGTGTTCGGTTTGCTACGAAATCTCCCATCCGGACTGTGCCCAACGAGTTGCGCCTGAGGTGCAGGGCATCGTGAACGACGATCTACCAAACAGCTGGGAGTGTCCGACGTGTTGCAAATCGGGCAAAAACACCGACTATCGGGTGAGTAGTATTGCTCTTGACAACGAAGCTCATGGAATGCAGAACCCTTCTTAACCGGTGTCCCTCTTTTTCTTGTAGCCAAGGCATTTCCGAGCACGCTTGAAATCTTCCGAAATTCGGCGCATTTCCGTGAGCAGTGATGCGTCTTCGGTACACAATGCCGACACGGGCAGAATGCTGGGgtctggcggcggcggtggcgccgGCGGAATGGCGTCCACGTTTGCTGGCGCCAGTGCACTGGCGCACGGTAACAACTCGCacagtggtggtgaaggtggttcGGCCAGTGATGGACCaaacagtggtggtggtgttgttccGCGTGTTCCTCGTTTCGAGAATGATATGCTGTACGATTTTGCCGTCTCGGGTAAAGCGGTAATCGTCGGTGGAAACGGTGGCAACATATTGTTCGAACGCAAGATTAAGGATGAGGATGTATCGAGTGGATCAGAGAACGATACGGGACCGGGCAAGAagctgcatcagcatcacgcaCTGCCTGGTGGCGGTTCGGCAGTGAAGATGGAAATCAAACACGAACCCATGGATCATCAACCCACACCGCACAGTGGTcagggtggtgctggtgtgttcgGTAACCATCATCACACAACGAGCGTCATTCGGGATGGTCGTgagatgcagcagctgcatcagcaacagcaggcaaccggtggcagtggcattccagtaaagcgaaggaaaagtgaAGAGAATGGCAACGGTGGAGGAGCTAGCGGTGCTGGATCGGTTCTAGGGAATCACCAACAGAATCACAATTCAGCTGCCGCTGGTAATGGcaccctcggtggtggtggtggcggtgcgggCAGTGGCAATGCAGCGGGTGGGAACGATAGTCACGAAGGAGGGAAGAACAGCCATTCGCTGCCGAGAAAGAAATCGACTCAGCGTACACAGCTCGCGCACCAGATTCACAGTACCTCAACGAAGCAGATGAAGAAACCGTTGTACCCGATACGACCAGCCGCGCTATCGCACACGCCCGGTGGCCAATCGCAGTCGGGCAACTACGCGCTGGACGCGAACTGTTTGCTGCCCGTGTTCCGGTATTTGCCCCCGGAAACGCTGGTCACCTGCACGTTGGTGTGCAAGACGTGGTCCAACATTGCGGTCGATCCGGCGCTGTGGAAGCGTATGAGTTGCGTCGAGTATAAGCTCACGCCAAACCTGCTGTCGGCCATCGTGCGCCGCCAGCCGGAACACCTGATCATGGATTGGATCGGGTTGGGCAAGCGGCAGGTGACGTGGCTCATTTCACGCATTCCCGGGCTCAAGAATCTTTCGCTCCAGGGCACCCACATCCAGGCGGTGCTCGGATTGCACACGTGCATGTGCCCTCCACTGCAGGTGCTCGATCTGAGCTTTATCGGTGGGCTGAATGATTTCGCGATCCGTGAGATACTGTCCGCACCGAAGGATTCGCGGCCCGGTCTGGCGGATTCGAAGTCGCGGCTGCGCAACCTGAAGATGCTGAAGGTGGCCGGTGCCGACATCTCCGATGTGGCACTGCGCTACATCACGCAGGGGTTGCCCAATCTGACGCACCTCGATCTGAGCTCATGCCAGCGCATTACGGATGCGGCGATTGCGCAAATCGGAACGTCCCCGGCGGCCATCAAAACGCTGGTCGAGTTGGATCTGAGCTGCTGTAAGCTCATTACCGAGCTTTCGCTCGATCATCTTGCCAAGTGTGACGCACTGACACGGCTAGATCTGAGTCACGTGCCCCAGGTATCCACCCAGGCAGTGATCAAGTTCGCTTCGACCTCGAAGAATGATCTGCAGCTGCACGACATCAAGCTGGTCGACAAACGGAaagctcctgctcctcctgctctccctccttcgtcctcttcctcgacgtAGACAGCAACGTTAAAACAGGGGTTGGCCTGTAAAGTTACTTACGACGGACAATACACCGGAATCCCCAGGGTACAATAGGCATTAGGGGCACAGGGACGCAGGCATGCAACGCGGGTTAAAATGATACCAAAGACTATTTTTAAGTTCAGACCGCCGCGACCAACCGCATTTTTCCACTTCTGAGGAAGAGGTTTCTGGAAAAGGACATTCTAACGCCACGCCACTGGGAGGGACGCCACTGCCACACCCAGCCTGTACTGTAGGGTAAACTAAACGGAGTGGAGGCAGGTATACGaaacattttcgtttcgtttaccATCCCGATGGGCCGTGTTGTCTCCGATTGTTTCTGAATTCGTTGGCCAGGTATGATTTAACGATTCTTCGATTTTGAATTCTGCCACCAAGCGCAAACTTTCTCCCTTCCTGTATGCTTTAGCTAAGAGAGTCTTTTGCAGCAAAAGTTAAGCTATAGGATTTGCATGGATCCGCTATGCTGGGGGTTGAACACGGTTGGCGACCAGACAGATAGACACAGACCAAAGGTCGGTTGCAATGGCGCCAAAGgggttttaatttcattctaaCACGCACAATCGCTTCCAGTAGATACACCGTGGAGAGGGTTTTTTTATTGTCGTTGTATGCAGGTTGTTGAAGCGATAAGTATTAATCGGAGTGCACTGCTTCGAAATGAGTTAGCCCTCTTCCACACTCCAGCAGTCTTTGGTGTAACGGCCAGCCGTAGGTTTGTGTACGTAGGTTAGGAAGACTTACCCATACAGCAGTTCGAAGCAGTTTCAGTTAGGTGGCAATCGCTTATGCTCCTCGGAAAGTATATTGTATCGATCAGGCAGACAATTCTAGGGAGAGTCCGAAGGATGACACTAAATGGTCGTGTGTATTCAAGGTGGATCAATAGAAACAAGCACTGTGCAGCCATTGAAAATACGTGTTAGGTGCAGTAGCAGTCGTGGCGTGTGTCTTACCGACCCCGATATGTAGTGTAAAGGATGCATTTTCGAATGATCGCATGATCGAATCTGTGtcgaagcagtagcagcaaaacagTTAGAATGTGGTGAGCTCAGATTGTTAAGTGAATCGAtacgtgtgagtgtgtgtgcatTATTTGGAGATAAATGTAAAATTCAAGCTGGTCCAGGCAGCGGCAAATGCGAAGTAGATTCGCACACGACCCAGCAACAAAGGAAAGGTAAGCGTTTTGTTAGCATTAATAATAATacagaaaatgagaaaatcattcgcagcaagagagagagagagagtgagggcgGCAGTAAAATGTAATACACTCTAAGTCTAAACGCATTATCTAGCATACTGTAATGTGTAACGAATGTGGTAGGTTTGAGCTAGAATGAGTACATGGCCAATGGGCAGAGGCGTGTCAAATATTAGATTTATTATATGGACAAAGAATTGTAAATAAACTTTCGAGCGAAAACATAGTAAATATCGTGTGAACACCACTACTCCTAGACTGTGTTAGAGCAGTATTACTTTCAGTATGTTTCACGCACAGAAAATATTGAGAAAATCAACGATCGGAAATGGGGGCTGtattaagaaaattacactttATTTGCCCGGTAATTAATAAGATGAAATTATGCGCAGGTTTATTCCTTCATTGAATCGTTTACACGGTTAGTTCTTGTGATTCTGCTTTGTAGTATAGATCCCTGAAAAATCTTACTGGAGTTgacattttacattttacttATTCCACTGTCCGTTGAGGAACAATCGGTTGATGTAATGGTAATAGTTTATTGAGGACATTTTGATCTTCACGCTTTCGTTCAAGCTGCTATTTAAACTGTCTGGCTCTCTCTTTATGCTTCTGTGCCTCTTTCGCTTGAATGGACAATACCGAGCGAAATCTTATGTGATCctcaaattaaaacaaacggATGGTAGAATATGATTGTAGTCACTGGGTtcttaaagttttttttttaatggtgAGCTGGTTCGTTTTTTCAAAACCTTTTGTGCCGCCATTTTTGGCTGGATTGATTTCTTGCTGGATCGACGTGGTTCGTTCTACGTAGTTTAAAAACTTCTAGGCACTGTGTCAGTGAACTGTTTGCAGTTCACGGTGCAGTCATTGTCAATCCCTAAAATACATTCGTTCGAGTGCGTTTGTTTGGAGTAGTAGCCTTCTACGCTTCTCCAATTATCTGGGTCtatggttttgtggtggttggtttggcaTCCTGGACCTCTGCTCATCTGTGGTTTAACGTATCCCCTAGTCACGGCCTTAGCCAAcgtctttccatttcttctttctatatattttttaaatttattattcGAGAAGTTGCGAGTAATAATAACACTCATTACACCGTTGACGTGTGATGTCTAATGATGGAAAAGGATTCATAAACGAAATAGCATATAGCACCTGATAAGGAAAAAATTAATCGCCTGCGCGCATAAACGCGTATAGATAAGGCTTCCCCTCCGTTTGTTCTGCCTTGCTCGTACACTAGTAATTTTTAGCTTATGCTGCCAAACAAAGTAAACGCTTTTCAATCATAAAGCAAGGCCGTTATTGTATCTCAATAGCTGCTGCGGATTAAGTGACCCACGAGACGGCGGCACATCGGCCGATGAAATGGCCTGCTGTTTTGTGTTCAATTTGTGAGTAATAAATGTAAACAGTAGCCTTCGTGTTTTGTCGCACGAAAAAGAAATATACTTCCTAATGAAGTAGGTTAGGGTGATCATAGA is a window of Anopheles aquasalis chromosome 2, idAnoAquaMG_Q_19, whole genome shotgun sequence DNA encoding:
- the LOC126573385 gene encoding jmjC domain-containing histone demethylation protein 1, coding for MSSDKVPPPISPSKSRRQLRERKQRKLYSEEWTLGDDDYEGARGFSVAEKLESPRFAQSGMVREMKGENLTVGFLQQNGFNIPLLFKEKTGLGLQVPSSNFSIGDVRTCVGSRRTLDVMDVNTQKNVEMTMKDWEKYYEDPVKKKLLNVISLEFSHTRLENYVQSPAIVRQIDWVDVVWPKQLKESQVESTNLLNDMMYPKVQKYCLMSVKNCYTDFHVDFGGTSVWYHILRGSKVFWLIPPTEKNLQLYEKWVLSGKQSDVFFGDTVEKCARVYLTAGNTFFIPTGWIHAVYTPTDSLVFGGNFLHSFGIVKQLKIAQVEDNTKVPQKFRYPFFTEMLWYVLAKYVYTLLGHAHLVGEKGREHELQDKPHVHLTHYELFGLKDIVMYLYDLPAQRKNVPKLIRDPVAVIKDVRTLVERHCKDSPELAVTGVPVLHPDLNVSNNSYIREHYEYYSGDGTGEGGNRSTDDNEDQEQQKSDGDDGAGDGGCENETRKRTPEEGKSNGISATTEQQSLQQQGGELPQRQIIVSSANGTTPSGKAGGGGVLSHTSPTQAPHHHHHQQQQQQQQSQNHSLHRHNHGTADDQESLNRSRSPIGSSNSGTTMGPPSRQNHYHHSHTHHAQHYSGNDDDRNFVSPQPTSGNRFPSVASANGAGRGPYKKHSPGSGGGGGGGGGSVGSEKRDSGGGGGGGGNNNGPRRRRTRCKTCEACQRSDCGECSFCLDMVKFGGPGRAKQTCMMRQCLQPMLPVTAQCIHCQLDGWRQAPITAPAQAKLQAQLQDGPSALMECSVCYEISHPDCAQRVAPEVQGIVNDDLPNSWECPTCCKSGKNTDYRPRHFRARLKSSEIRRISVSSDASSVHNADTGRMLGSGGGGGAGGMASTFAGASALAHGNNSHSGGEGGSASDGPNSGGGVVPRVPRFENDMLYDFAVSGKAVIVGGNGGNILFERKIKDEDVSSGSENDTGPGKKLHQHHALPGGGSAVKMEIKHEPMDHQPTPHSGQGGAGVFGNHHHTTSVIRDGREMQQLHQQQQATGGSGIPVKRRKSEENGNGGGASGAGSVLGNHQQNHNSAAAGNGTLGGGGGGAGSGNAAGGNDSHEGGKNSHSLPRKKSTQRTQLAHQIHSTSTKQMKKPLYPIRPAALSHTPGGQSQSGNYALDANCLLPVFRYLPPETLVTCTLVCKTWSNIAVDPALWKRMSCVEYKLTPNLLSAIVRRQPEHLIMDWIGLGKRQVTWLISRIPGLKNLSLQGTHIQAVLGLHTCMCPPLQVLDLSFIGGLNDFAIREILSAPKDSRPGLADSKSRLRNLKMLKVAGADISDVALRYITQGLPNLTHLDLSSCQRITDAAIAQIGTSPAAIKTLVELDLSCCKLITELSLDHLAKCDALTRLDLSHVPQVSTQAVIKFASTSKNDLQLHDIKLVDKRKAPAPPALPPSSSSST